Genomic segment of Macellibacteroides fermentans:
CTCGATGTATCCTTTCACGCCGGTGAATTCCCATTGAAGCCGACCGGTTTTTACGTCTATCGCATAGAAGGATCCGCTGCTTCCGCCTACATAGGCTATCCCTTTCCGGATAGTCACCGCCCCAAGCACTGCCTTGGGTGTTTCCATCTTCCAGCGTAATTGTCCGCTTTTGGCGTCTACTCCGTAGATGGATGCATCGGCAGAACCGAATACCACCACGCCGTTGCCGGCATCGGGGGTGCCTACGATACGTGCGTTACTTTTGAATGTCCACTTCAGCTTACCCTCCTTCAGGGTGTAGCACGAGAGATCGCCTAAATCGTCGCCCACATACACGGAGTTGTTGTATACCACGGGGGATGAGTAGATGCCTTTTCCGGTGGCGGCCGACCAACCCATTTTTACCTGGGGATAGCTTTTATTTACAGAGAAATCGGGACGTTTATACAAAGACACACCCGCCCACCGTTTGGGTTCGCCGCCGATGGTCTGTTCAGATACAACGATGGAATCGTTGGTTACCTGGTAGATGGAATAGCCACCTGCGTCCGCTTTCGCCCGCAGGGTGGAACGGTTGAGCAGTCCCGGTATCCCGTCGTAGAACAGCTGTCGGTTGCTATGGTAATGACCTCCCAGTACAACTTTGATATTGAACGGACGCACGGCATCGGTCACCTCGTACCAATTGTCCACGTCGCCATCCTGCAGGGGATAATGGGATACCAGTATCACCGGCTTCTCTGCTCCTGCCTTGGTAAGCTCCTGTTTGAGCCATGAGATATCCTGCGGGGCCACATGGCCGTCGGCCATACGCATCACCGGACCCGAATTAAATCCCAGGAACAGGTATCCGTTGTGTTCGAATCGAAAGCGATCGGCCCCGAATACCTTGTTGAAATCGGTACAGCCGGACTCGCTCCACTTGGTTTCGTGGTTGCCGGATGTTATGTAGTAGGGAACCTTCAGCTTGTCGAGGAGGGACTTTGCCTTTTGCAACGAGGCCAGGTCTCCCTCTTCGGTGATATCGCCGGAAACAAGTACGAAGTCGATTCCGGATGTAGCATTCACCTGATCCACGGCACGCTGCAGGTCCTCCACAGCGGGAGTGGAATGGGTGATGTGCAGATCGGTGAACAACGCAAAACGAAAATCCTTTGCCTGAACAAATAAGATGCTCAGGCATAGAATCAAAATATAGGGTATACGTCTCATGAGGTTCATCCTTTATTATTTTCGCGATAGGCATCCACCGCATTCTTTACCGAACCATACATAAGGAGCAGGCGTTGGGACTGGTCGTACTCCAGATTAAGTTCTTCCATCACCATGCGTGTACCCCGGTCCACCAACTTCTGGTTGCTCAGCTGCATGTTCACCATGCGGTTGCCCTTTACCCGGCCCAGCTTGATCATGGTGGTGGTGGTGATCATGTTCAGGATCATCTTCTGTCCCGTTCCGGATTTCATGCGGGAACTGCCTGTAACGAACTCCGGACCTACAATCATTTCGATTGGGATCTCAGCCTCTTTGGAAATGGGAGAATCGGGGTTGCTGCTTATGGAAGCGGTAAGGATTCCATGGGCCCGTGCATTACGTAAAGCGCCCAGCACATAGGGTGTGGTACCCGAGGCGGCAATACCGATAACCGTATCTTTTTCGTTTATGTGACGTTCCTGCAGCTCGATCCAGCCACGCTCCGCATCGTCTTCGGCATTCTCCACCGGATTACGGAGGGCCACATCTCCACCGGCGATAAGTCCCACTACCAACGTAGGGGGCATGCCGAAGGTGGGCGGAATCTCGGAGGCGTCTAATACCCCCAGGCGTCCGCTGGTGCCGGCACCCATATAGAAAATACGTCCCCCCTGCTTCATGCGGGGAACAATCTGCGAAACCAGTTTCTCTATCTGCGGAATCACTTTCTGTACGGCAAGTGCCACACGCTGATCTTCGGCGTTAATCTCCTGTAATAGTTCCAGTACCGACTTCTTTTCCAGGTCGTCGTACAAGGAGGGTTGTTCTGTTATTTTTACAAAAGCCATCTGTTGTCCAATTTAATTTTTTTCTGAATGATAGGAAATAAGTCCGTCCATGGGACTCTGCATAATGGTGCCGAGCTGTATGCCGGTCTCCGCCGCTGCCTCTTCCAATACGTTTCTGTAATACCAGGCCACGGATCCGATGAGATGAACCGGGTTATGCTGATAGTCGTACTGTTTTACGTTGCGGTTGAAAAAGGCTTTGAAGGCATTGAGCACCAGCGAATGTACTTCGGGCACATCGAGGTGCGCCACCAGGAAAGGCGATACACTGGCCAGGAACCGGTTGGGGAAAGGCTTTTTGTAGACTCTCTCCAGTATGATGGCCGGTGTTAATTCGTACTTAGCCAGGAATTCTTCTTTCAATGCGGCCGGCATCTGGTTCTTGAGGATATCGCCCACCAGCAGTTTGCCCAGTACCGCACCGCTCCCTTCGTCGCCCAGGATGAATCCCAGCGGCGATACGTTGCTTACAATCTCCTTCCCATCGTAAAAACAGGAGTTGGATCCGGTGCCCATGATGCAGGCGATACCCGGCTTTCTGCCGCACAAGCCTCGGGCGGCACCCAACATATCGCTGCCTACCTCGATGGGTACATCCAGGTGGCGTGCTATCGCCTTGCGTACAATTTCATTCTTTTCGGGGAAAGCGCAACCGGCTCCGTAGAACCATACGGCTTCCACCCTGGCTGCCTCTATAAAAGGCAGCAGGTTCTGCTCTACCTCGCTGCTGATTTCATCTTCAGTCTGAAAAAAGGGATTGGTCCCTTTCGTGAAGACCTGCTTAACCAGCGTCCCCTTATCAACCAGGCACCAATCGGTTTTAGTTGAACCACTATCTGCTATCAGTATCATATCTGTCTGTCTTATTTATCTCTTTATTTATAGAGATAATATTTTTTTGAAAGTTTCTTAAATGCCTCCACATCTTTGTTCCAATAGGCTTGCATGTCTTCGAAGCGGTTGTTTTTGGCAAACAGCAGACGGATCTGGTTGCTGCCGGACACTTTGTCGAACATATCGAAGCGTTTTTCGTTGGCGTTGGCGAAGACTGCTTTATCGGGATATAGCTGGGCGATCACCTGCATGACATAAAACTGAATCTCGGACAGGTTGGCCTTCTGGTAATCGGTAAGATGTACCTGTACCCCTTGCATCTGTGTGCCTACTCCTACGGAATAGAAGGGTTTAAGGTGCATGGGACGGAAGTGAACGCCCGGCAGATTGAGTTTATTGAGTGCCGAAGCAAACTCTTCCGCCTTGATCCAATCGGCTGCAAACATCTGGAAAGGGATGGTGTATCCTACGCCGATGGAAAGATAACCCAGCTCGCCTACGATGCCGGACACCGGATAGAAAAAGGC
This window contains:
- a CDS encoding ATPase, translated to MILIADSGSTKTDWCLVDKGTLVKQVFTKGTNPFFQTEDEISSEVEQNLLPFIEAARVEAVWFYGAGCAFPEKNEIVRKAIARHLDVPIEVGSDMLGAARGLCGRKPGIACIMGTGSNSCFYDGKEIVSNVSPLGFILGDEGSGAVLGKLLVGDILKNQMPAALKEEFLAKYELTPAIILERVYKKPFPNRFLASVSPFLVAHLDVPEVHSLVLNAFKAFFNRNVKQYDYQHNPVHLIGSVAWYYRNVLEEAAAETGIQLGTIMQSPMDGLISYHSEKN
- the murQ gene encoding N-acetylmuramic acid 6-phosphate etherase translates to MAFVKITEQPSLYDDLEKKSVLELLQEINAEDQRVALAVQKVIPQIEKLVSQIVPRMKQGGRIFYMGAGTSGRLGVLDASEIPPTFGMPPTLVVGLIAGGDVALRNPVENAEDDAERGWIELQERHINEKDTVIGIAASGTTPYVLGALRNARAHGILTASISSNPDSPISKEAEIPIEMIVGPEFVTGSSRMKSGTGQKMILNMITTTTMIKLGRVKGNRMVNMQLSNQKLVDRGTRMVMEELNLEYDQSQRLLLMYGSVKNAVDAYRENNKG
- a CDS encoding outer membrane protein assembly factor BamB family protein, translating into MRRIPYILILCLSILFVQAKDFRFALFTDLHITHSTPAVEDLQRAVDQVNATSGIDFVLVSGDITEEGDLASLQKAKSLLDKLKVPYYITSGNHETKWSESGCTDFNKVFGADRFRFEHNGYLFLGFNSGPVMRMADGHVAPQDISWLKQELTKAGAEKPVILVSHYPLQDGDVDNWYEVTDAVRPFNIKVVLGGHYHSNRQLFYDGIPGLLNRSTLRAKADAGGYSIYQVTNDSIVVSEQTIGGEPKRWAGVSLYKRPDFSVNKSYPQVKMGWSAATGKGIYSSPVVYNNSVYVGDDLGDLSCYTLKEGKLKWTFKSNARIVGTPDAGNGVVVFGSADASIYGVDAKSGQLRWKMETPKAVLGAVTIRKGIAYVGGSSGSFYAIDVKTGRLQWEFTGVKGYIETKPLVYGDKVIFGAWDNNLYALEKATGRKLWSWDAGLTRMHFSPAAVWPVAAAGNVYVTAPDRVMSAIDLQSGKTVWRTKQSVVRETIGLSANSKQLYSKTMQDSLVCYATGPEVKQLWACNVGFGYEHAPSMPVEKEGVVFGSTRSGLLFAVEAKSGKLLWKYKVGNSLISTVVPLSKNRCLFTSSDGTVGLLEAGTK